The DNA region GCGGCGAGATCGTCATCGCCCGCGCCAACGACCGTGTGCGCTTCCCCGCGCGCTTCCAGCTGGTCGCCGCGATGAACCCCTGTCCCTGCGGCTACCTGGGCGACAGCGCCAACCGCTGCCGCTGCACGCCCGAACAGATCCAGCGCTACCGCGCCAAGCTCTCCGGCCCGCTGCTCGATCGCATCGACCTGCACCTGACTGTCGCCCGCGAAGCCACGTCGCTGGACGACCCGCCTCCCGGTGGCCAGGACAGCGCCAGCGCCGCCGCCGACGTGGCCCGCGCCCGCCAGCGCCAGCTCGATCGCCAGGGCTGCGCCAACGCCTTCCTCGATCTCCAGGGCCTGCGTCGCCATTGCCCGCTGCCCGAGGAGGACCGCCGCTGGCTGGAGGGTGCCTGCGAGCGCCTCGGCCTGTCGCTGCGGGCCGCACACCGCATCATCAAGGTCGCCCGCACGCTCGCCGACCTGGAAGACACCGAGGCCGTCGCCCGCCACCACCTCGCCGAGGCACTGCAGTACCGTCCCTCCTCGGAGCCCTGAGCCGGCAAAGCAGGGAAACACTTGCCCCCAGGTGCCCGCCGGGGCCGATGGCATACTGCGGCCCCACCCGCCCAGCCCAGGTCCCGCGCGATGAACAGCCTGCAACTCGGCCCCCTGGCCATTTCCTCCGCACAAGCCCTGTTCTACCTGGGCTTCTTTGCCGCGCTCGCCTGCGGCTGGTGGCAGGGCCGCCGACGCGGAGGCAATCCCGAGCCCGTGCTGTTCGCCATGCTCTTGGCCGGCGTGCTGGCGGCGCGACTCGCCTTCGTCGCCCTCTACTTCGCCGAGTACCGCAGCGAACCCTGGCGCATGCTGGACATCCGCGATGGCGGCTTCCTGTTGCTTCCCGGGCTGGCGATGGCAGCGCTGGTGGGGTTCCTGCATGCCCGCCGCCAGCCGGCCGTGCGGCGCCCGCTGGGCATCGCGCTGCTGGTGGGCGCCCTGCTCTGGGGCGGCGGCAGCGCGGTGATCGCGGCACTGGAGCGTGGCCGGCAACTGCCGGAGGTGGCGCTGACCGACCTGGCGGGCAGGCCCGTCGACCTGCGCGAACGGGATGGACGCCCGCTGGTGGTCAACCTCTGGGCCACCTGGTGCCCGCCCTGCCGACGCGAGATGCCGGCCCTGCAGGCGGCCCAGAAGGCCCGGCCCGACCTGCGCTTCGTGCTGGTCAACCAGGGCGAGAACCGCGAGCAGGTGCAACGCTTCCTGCGGGAGCAGGGCCTGGACGTGCAGGACGTACTGATCGACGGCAGCAACCGCTTCGGCGCCCTGACCGGCTCCTACGGCCTGCCGACCACGCTGTTCTATGACCGCCAGGGGCGCCTGCTCAAGAGCCACATGGGCGAGCTGTCCAGCGCCAGCCTGAGCCGGGCGCTCGAGGACCTGGCCGGAAAGTGAGCGCCGGCACGACCGGCCCCCATGAAAAAGGCGCCCCGGGGGGCGCCTTTTCTCATCGCGGTGAAACCGGGGCCTAGCGGAAGCGCCCCACTTCCTGGCGCAGCTCCTCGGCCAGGCGATCCAGCTCCTGGGCGGTCTGCGCCAGGTTGGCGACCACCTCGCGCTGCTCGCTGTTGGCCAGGGCGATGCTCTGCAGGTTGCTGCTGAGCAGGGTCGCGGTGCTGCTCTGCTCCTGGGTGGCGGTGGTGATGGCGGCGAACTGCTCGCCGGCGGCGCTGCTCTGCTGGGCGATCTGCGCCAGGGCAGCGGCGACCTTGGCGTTGCGCGCGAGGCCGTCCTGCATCAAAGCCTTGCCGTGCTCCATGGTGCTGATGGCGCTGGCCGTCTCGTCCTGGATGCTGCCGATCATGCTGGAGATCTCGGTGGTCGCCTCGCGGGTGCGGGCGGCCAGGTTGCGCACCTCGTCCGCCACCACGGCGAAACCACGGCCCTGCTCACCGGCCCGGGCCGCCTCGATGGCGGCGTTGAGCGCCAGGAGGTTGGTCTGGTCGGCGATGGCGGTGATCACGCCGACGATGCCGCCGATCTCCTGGGAGCGCTGGCCGAGGGTGTTGATCACCTCGGCGGTGCCGTTTAGGGCTGTGGATATCTGTTCCAGCGCCGCCGAGGCCTCGCCCATCGAGCTCTGGCCGATGCGGGTCTGCTGGGCGTTGTCACTGGCCAGGCGCTCGGTGGCGCGCATGTTGTCGGCGATGTTCAGCGAGGTGGCGCTGAATTCCTCCACCGCACCGGCCATGCTGCTGATCTCGCCGGATTGCTGCTCCATGCCTTCATAGGCACCGCTGGAGAGCCCGGACAGCACCTGGGAACGGCTGCCGACCTGCTGCGCCGAGCTGCGGATGTGCGCCACCATGGTCGACAGCGCCTCGCCCATCTGGTTGAAGCTGCGCGCCAGATCGCCGATCTCGTCGTGGCTGGAAACATCCAGGCGCACGCTGAGGTCGCCGGCGCCCAGTGCCCGGGCCTGTTCCACCAGCTCGCCCAGCGGTCGCAGGCGCTTGCGCAGCAGCCAGATCACCGCCGCCACCGCCAGCGCCATGGCCAGCAGGCTGCCGAAGGCCAGCTGGCCGCCGACGCTCCAGGTGACCTCGCGGATCTCCGCCTTGGGCATGCTCGCCACCACCTGCCAGGGGCCGTCGGCGAACGGCACGGCGACGCTGAAGAAATCCTGCGCGCCGTCATTCCAGAAGCGGCCATGGCCGGACTCGCGGGCCAGCGCGGCGAGGGTGTCGCCGATGGCCTCGGGGCGGTGCACGCCGGCCGGGGTCACCAGCCACTTGCCGGTTTCGTCCATCAGCGCCAGGGAGCCGGTCTTGCCGATGCGGAAGCGCTGCAGGTTGGCGAACTGGGCGTTCTGCGCGTCGGTGTAGTCGAAGCCGACGAAGAGCACCGCGATGACCTGGCCGCCGCTGTCGCGCACTGGCGTGTACTGGGTCATGTAGTAGCGATCGAAGAGCAGCGCCCGGCCCACGTAGTTCTGCCCGGACAGCAGGCGCTGGTAGGCGGGGTGGGCGTGGTCGAGCACGGTGCCGATGGCGCGGTTGCCGTCCTGCTTGTTCAGCGAGGTGGTGATGCGCACGAAGTCCTCGCCATCGCGGACGAACACCGTGGCAACACCGGCGGTGAGGTGGCGGAATTCGTCCACCAGAGTGAAGTCGTTGTTCAGCGCCTGGCCGTTGAGGTACAGGGCCGGCGGGTTGAGCGCGGCGACCGGCACGCGCTCGTCGGCATGCAGGGTGACGCCACTGGCGAAGCGCTGCTCGAACAGGCTGGCCAGGCGCTGGGTGCTCTCGCGCAGGCTGCCGTGGAAGGTGCTCAGCTGGTCGGCGAGCAGGCGCGCTTCGCTGGCCAGGTGCTCTTCACGGGTCGCGATGTTGGCCTGGTCGAGGGAACGCAGGGCGAAGAGCGTGCTGCCGCTGATCAGCAGCACGAGGATGAGGGCGAGGGCGGCGGCGAGCTGCCAGGCGATTCGTGACCTGGGCGGGTTCATGGGGTTTTCTCCAGTATTTTGCAGGCAAGGCTGGCGAGGAACTTCTGTGGCTCCTTCGGCGGGCGGCGAGAATACTTGACCGCCCTAGTGAGGTATAGGACGCATCTGCTCAAAGCACCGGAAAAATCTGTAAGCAGACGCCACGCGGTTCTAGCGTTTGAATTCCACCGCCGGCAGGCGCATGGCCGCCACCTCGGCCAGCAGGTAGTCGCGCAGGCGACGCAGGCGGTCCTGGCCGCTGCGTACCTTCGGCCAGACCAGGTGGTAGCTGTCGCCACTGGGCACCGCCGTGGGCCAAGGCAGGCCGATGCGGCCCTGCTCCACATCCTCGGCGACCATCACCAGGTCGCCGATGGAGACGCCGTAACCCCGCGTGGCGGCGACGATGCCCAACTCCAGGGTGTCGAACACCTGCCCGCCCTTGAGCGGGATGTCCTGCTCCAGCCCCATCGCCTGCAGCCAGCGCCGCCAGTCACGCCGGTCCGGCGTCGGGTGCAGCAACTCGGCCTGCTTCAGCCGTGCCAGGTCCCAGGGCCCGTCGGCGGCGGCCGAGGCCGCGCTCACCGGGATCAGCCACTCGGCAAACAGCTCGACGCTTTCCCACTCGTCGCTGAAGCCGCCGCTGCTCAGCAACACCGCGCAGTCGAAGGGCTCGTGGTTGAAGTCGACCTTGTCGACGTCCATCCAGGCACTGGTCAGCTGCACCTCCACGTCCGGGTTCTGCAGGCGGAAGCGCGACAGCCGGGCGAGCAGCCAGCGCATGGTCAGGGTCGAGGGTGCCTTGAGGCAGAGGATGCTGTCGTCGACCCGCAGAGTGGCGCAGGCACGCTCCAGGGAATCGAAGCCCTCGCGCAGGCCGGGCAGGATCATCCGTGCCGGCTCGGTGAGCTGCAGGTTGCGCCCCTTGCGCTCGAACAGGCGGCAGGCGAAGTGCTCCTCCAGGGTCCGGATGTGCCGGCTCACCGCGCTCTGGGTGATGGCCAGCTCCTCGGCGGCACGGGTGAAGGAGGCGTGGCGCGCCGCAGCTTCGAAGGCACGCAGGGCATAGAGCGGTGGCAGGCGGCGCGTCATGATGAATCCACTCATGAGTCAAAGTCATGGAAGGCATCATTTTTTTCCCTTTGTGGCGCGGATTCAAGCGCTGGAGAATCCATCGTCCCTGGCCCGGTGCGTTTTCGGGCTCCGCTCCCCACAAGTGACCCAGACTCATGCCACAGCAGATCCGCTCCGAACTCCTGGCCATTCTCCGCCTCGCCGGCCCGCTGATCGCGGCGCAACTGGCCAACGTGCTGATGGTGTTCACCGACACGGTGATGATGGGCCTGCTCG from Pseudomonas tohonis includes:
- a CDS encoding TlpA disulfide reductase family protein, with product MNSLQLGPLAISSAQALFYLGFFAALACGWWQGRRRGGNPEPVLFAMLLAGVLAARLAFVALYFAEYRSEPWRMLDIRDGGFLLLPGLAMAALVGFLHARRQPAVRRPLGIALLVGALLWGGGSAVIAALERGRQLPEVALTDLAGRPVDLRERDGRPLVVNLWATWCPPCRREMPALQAAQKARPDLRFVLVNQGENREQVQRFLREQGLDVQDVLIDGSNRFGALTGSYGLPTTLFYDRQGRLLKSHMGELSSASLSRALEDLAGK
- a CDS encoding methyl-accepting chemotaxis protein; the encoded protein is MGEALSTMVAHIRSSAQQVGSRSQVLSGLSSGAYEGMEQQSGEISSMAGAVEEFSATSLNIADNMRATERLASDNAQQTRIGQSSMGEASAALEQISTALNGTAEVINTLGQRSQEIGGIVGVITAIADQTNLLALNAAIEAARAGEQGRGFAVVADEVRNLAARTREATTEISSMIGSIQDETASAISTMEHGKALMQDGLARNAKVAAALAQIAQQSSAAGEQFAAITTATQEQSSTATLLSSNLQSIALANSEQREVVANLAQTAQELDRLAEELRQEVGRFR
- a CDS encoding LysR substrate-binding domain-containing protein, whose amino-acid sequence is MTRRLPPLYALRAFEAAARHASFTRAAEELAITQSAVSRHIRTLEEHFACRLFERKGRNLQLTEPARMILPGLREGFDSLERACATLRVDDSILCLKAPSTLTMRWLLARLSRFRLQNPDVEVQLTSAWMDVDKVDFNHEPFDCAVLLSSGGFSDEWESVELFAEWLIPVSAASAAADGPWDLARLKQAELLHPTPDRRDWRRWLQAMGLEQDIPLKGGQVFDTLELGIVAATRGYGVSIGDLVMVAEDVEQGRIGLPWPTAVPSGDSYHLVWPKVRSGQDRLRRLRDYLLAEVAAMRLPAVEFKR